The Silene latifolia isolate original U9 population chromosome Y, ASM4854445v1, whole genome shotgun sequence sequence tcctgctttgaGCAAAATAGGAACCCTAAGTCGATGATTATTTGAAGAAAAAATAGTATAATCAacactaaaaacaacaacaataacaacaataatagcaacagcaacaacatgaagtggcgaaataagtttaaaaacaatataatgaaatagagCGATTTTATACCTCTTCGTCATCTTCGAAACGATTGTTCTGAGTAAATATAATAATGATCTTCACTTGATTAGTGCGATTTTGGTTGATGTAATAAAATTTTCGGAAAAAATTTATGGTTTAGTGAATTAACGCCAAAGAAAAAGAACGTGAAGCGGTTTGTACAGGAGAGATACGAAAGCGTTTTAGAGAGAAAAAAGAAAGtgaatttatgatgaataatgaatgtgtcGTTCTTAATATATCGTAGCGCctagtttagttttttttttttttttttttttttttttttttttttaaaaataaacacACGTGTCATCATCGATTTACTTTGGATCAATAAGATCCAACGGTTCTTATTGATATCTTTAGACTCATCTAAGATCTTTAGACTCATGATCtttcactctatatatatatatatatatacatgcaaACTTTCACCATTTAATGAACCATTATTCATAAAATAATCATGTCCAACATAACTAAAACTGTCTCGAAATGTTATATCAAACATCTGGTTATTATATATCAACCAAATTACAATTGTCAGGCCAATTACATAACCATGATTTTACTCGCATCTATCTTCCATAAGAAACTTTTACATTATGATCACAAGTTTGACAATAAAGAACATGATTTTGGATCATGTATAAACCGCATGAAAATTGATCATCATGCTACAAAAGAGGCATTCTGACATTACTTCAAATATCCATGATAAACAAAAGCTTCTTTGacaaataaaacacaatataagATCATGCTTTACATCATAAAATCAAGTGATCTCAAACTTGTATACAAATACAACTGTCATTAATTTTTATTGATCATATTAGTGTATCAATATGATTTATCATCATGCAGTGTAATACTTAAAAAGCACTTAAACCATGGATAACCATAAAAGATGAGAATTTTGTGATGAGCACCGAGCATTGCAGAAGCATGGCAGACATTACGTACACAATCTCCATCAAATTATTAATTAGCACAATTACCAAGACAACAATAATTTACTTATCTGCGGTGATGATTCACAGAGAATATAACCACCCAATAATTGAATCGAACCCCATTCGAACAGCAACAGAGTCATTTGAAACCGTTCCATTAACTTGCAATCCATATGCTCCAATTTCAGATTTTGACACCGTCTCGTACCCTTACTATCAATATCACAACAGAAATACTCTTAAGAATCCTTCATTGTCATTTCCTTAGCATTCGCCATCttgacatatttcgaaattgtTCTATTAGATTGTTAGGAAATTGTACACGAACTgaaaagacaataatgaaaaccgcaccgaatcgctatgctttcctaatagaacaattcgaccCTTACTTTAGTGCCTGGGTTGTATCGAACTTTCTATTGAGATAAGATAAAGTTTGCCCTCGTATTCGGCACGAGTAATACGAGATATAATTAAGAAgtatttttgagtagtttgttagATTGTTCAATGATGCAGAAGATGAGATTGTCTATATTCCAAATATCTTCAACCCCATTCTATTTATATAGATATGAAAAGGTGTAGGGGGATGTATTTGTGAAGAGTAGTAACTTTTCACAAATTCCGACATATTAAATGTCTATTGTGGGAATTAAAACCCATCAAAGTTTCCCGGGCATTGCCCCGAAGCCCCCTGTCATAGTTGTTCAAATGAAAACTATTCCGTAAATTCATAAATAATTATGCAAGTGTATACTCCGTACTACCCGAACTTACATTATATTATAACGAACTTACCCATCTACGAACCAAACTCGAGTACGCtaaaatgaaccggtaattacacTTAAATTACCAACAGGAAGCTTGTGAAGTCCAGATGTCGGTTGCACTCCGTCATCTTTTCTCAACTTTAATTATCTTTGCACAACCAAAAGACCCAACATTGTTGTGGTCTACGTATTACAAGTCACTGTCAGATGATTATCACCACAAAATCCAAACCAACCGGTTAAAGTACAACAGCTAACAGCACGGTCGGTTGAGCAGTATCTGGAAGCTATGAGCAAGACTCTCAAACACTTTGGACTTGCCATCTGGACACCTGCAATGACGAGTTAGGGCGCAGTAGGGACATCGTTGATGCGCTAGACGCACCAATTCTAGATGTATGCAAGATGTGCTGAACTATGCTCAATACCGCTTAGCAAGAAGCGTTTAACAAAATAATGGAGTGTGTCCGTGCAGGCAAGGCTGGAGCGTTCTTCGTTGATGGACCAGGGGGGACAGGCAAGATATTTCTGTACAACGCTTTATATGCTGAGGTGCAGCTAATGGGGGAAGTTGTATTCCCAACATCCTCGTCCGCTATTGCTGCATCTAATATACCATCTGGACGTACAGCCCACTCGAGATTCAAAATACCTTTAGATTCCGATGTTTCATTGTGTTGTGATGTCCCAAAACAAAGCAGCCTTGCAGCATTGATACGGGCGTATAGGCTAATCATATGGGATGAGGCCTCTATGGCCAGAAGGCAAAATATTGAATCCCTCGACCTACTATTAAGGGACCTTTGTGATCCAAACCTGCTTTTCGGAGGTAAAGTTGTTGTGTTTGGGGGTGATTTCTGCGAAACCCTTCCAGTAGTTCCTGAAAAGTCGCGGGTTGAGATAGTTGAGGCTAGCTTGGTTAGCTCAGTGCTATGGCTCAAGCTCATTAAGTTTGGTCTAACTGAGAACTTACGGGCTCGTTCTGACCCAGAATTTGCAGGGTTCTTGCTGGCCCTGGGAAACGGATCTTTGCTGAACAAGGAGTTTGAATATATACAGTTACCCTCTGGAATTGTGCGGAGTCCAGAGGATGTGAGCCCAAATCCGATTACTGATTTGATATCAGTAGCATTCCCAGAGTTTTGCTTGGAATTGTTTGATTCAGATATATTCACCACAAGGGCAATAATAACGCCTTTAAATGAAGTTATGGATACTATTAACGATGCACTGATTGACAAGTTTCCAGGTTACCCAGTTAGCTGTAAAAGCTATGATGCAATGTTAGACGACAATTGTAACATATATCCTTCAGAATTCATAAATAAGCTTAACCCAGGTGGTATGAGCCCTCACAATCTCATTCTCAAAGAAAGATGTCCAGTTATTTTGCTAAGTAATCTGCAACCATCCTTTGGATTGTGTAATGGTACTCGTCTTATATGTAAAAGGTTTTATCCAAATTCAGTCGAGTGTGTTATTACAACAGGACATCACAAAGGAGAGCATGCGTTTATACCACGTATCAAACTTCATCCTGCTACTTCAGCAAACTATCCATTCCAATTCCAAAGGACACAGTTTCCGTTAAAATTGAGTTTTGAAATGACGTTCAGCAAATGTCAGGGATAAACTCTAAGTCAGGTACCTGTCTACCTTCCACGGCCATATTTTTCTCATGGCCAATTGTAAGTGGCTCTCTCTCATGCTCGGAACGCAAGCCAAGTCACCGTAATAGCCAATCCAGGCCTTGGGGGCTTACCAACCACTTTTGTCAAAAACATCGTTGCTTATGATGCTCTCCGGCTTGCCGGGATCATTTAGTTACTGTTGTACTAGAAGGTATGTACTATGTGTGTTTGATGATGccttttaaaaaaacaaaagacaCACAGCTTAGAAATTACTATTTACAAATGTCTGGTTTAAACTACTGCACGCATGATTTTGCCATGTTGCAAGTTGTTTAAGGCGCCTACATACTCACCTTGGTTCCTTACAAAAAATTAATTGAAGAAACCGGGACTCCCTGGACTGCACGCAAATTGGAAGGCAGACCGGCGTCTCGCAACCAACAACTGATCTCTCTTTTGCGCCCGCCTACCAGATCACTCAAGACACTTTGAAGCGCCAATTACTTTTAAAAGTCGTTTAGGGGAGTCATTTTTTTATTTTGCATGTTTTGTGCAACCAGGTTACCTGAAAATTAGCCTTTTTTAGTGGGATTGctatttttatataatttgatAATCGCTTAGATTGTTAAGAATGGGTATGTGCAATCTTTATTGGAGTATAATTATTATTCTGTTAATATTTTG is a genomic window containing:
- the LOC141627841 gene encoding ATP-dependent DNA helicase pfh1-like, whose amino-acid sequence is MECVRAGKAGAFFVDGPGGTGKIFLYNALYAEVQLMGEVVFPTSSSAIAASNIPSGRTAHSRFKIPLDSDVSLCCDVPKQSSLAALIRAYRLIIWDEASMARRQNIESLDLLLRDLCDPNLLFGGKVVVFGGDFCETLPVVPEKSRVEIVEASLVSSVLWLKLIKFGLTENLRARSDPEFAGFLLALGNGSLLNKEFEYIQLPSGIVRSPEDVSPNPITDLISVAFPEFCLELFDSDIFTTRAIITPLNEVMDTINDALIDKFPGYPVSCKSYDAMLDDNCNIYPSEFINKLNPGGMSPHNLILKERCPVILLSNLQPSFGLCNGTRLICKRFYPNSVECVITTGHHKGEHAFIPRIKLHPATSANYPFQFQRTQFPLKLSFEMTFSKCQG